Proteins found in one Helicobacter sp. NHP19-003 genomic segment:
- the ubiE gene encoding bifunctional demethylmenaquinone methyltransferase/2-methoxy-6-polyprenyl-1,4-benzoquinol methylase UbiE — protein sequence MAKPTDKQQQIIGMFDSIAKTYDTANKVVSFKQDHKWRKESVQEALRHVYAFRGDLKDLSIADIACGTADMLLCMLENITQFKGNVARVCGVDPSAEMLRLAEQKIAASPFSQNTRIRLDCLEAKNLRTLEDNSVDLLSIAYGLRNVIERKEALKEFARVLKKGGVLLVLEFMRQDKKGILGYLAHIYTSKILPFVGMLISCNYKAYAYLPKSIEKFISVDELEEELSAVGLEVVEKSHYMYKSVSGIFAVKL from the coding sequence ATGGCAAAACCCACAGACAAGCAACAGCAAATCATCGGCATGTTCGACTCCATCGCCAAGACCTACGACACGGCGAATAAGGTCGTCAGTTTCAAGCAAGACCACAAATGGCGCAAAGAGAGCGTACAAGAAGCCCTGCGCCATGTTTACGCCTTTAGAGGGGATTTAAAGGACTTAAGCATCGCAGACATTGCGTGTGGGACGGCGGACATGCTCTTGTGCATGCTAGAAAACATTACGCAGTTTAAAGGGAATGTGGCGCGTGTATGTGGGGTGGACCCCTCGGCAGAAATGCTGCGCTTAGCCGAGCAAAAAATCGCCGCAAGCCCCTTTAGCCAAAACACCCGCATCCGCCTAGACTGCTTGGAGGCGAAGAATTTACGCACCCTAGAAGACAACAGCGTGGATTTGCTCTCCATCGCCTATGGACTGCGCAATGTCATTGAGCGCAAAGAGGCGTTAAAAGAGTTTGCAAGGGTGCTGAAAAAAGGAGGCGTGTTGTTGGTGTTAGAGTTCATGCGTCAAGATAAAAAGGGGATTTTAGGCTATTTAGCACACATCTACACTTCCAAGATTTTGCCCTTTGTGGGGATGCTTATTAGTTGTAACTACAAAGCCTACGCCTATTTGCCAAAATCCATTGAGAAGTTCATCAGCGTGGATGAGTTAGAAGAAGAGTTAAGCGCGGTGGGCTTAGAGGTTGTGGAGAAAAGCCACTACATGTATAAAAGTGTGTCGGGCATTTTTGCGGTGAAACTCTAA
- the hemJ gene encoding protoporphyrinogen oxidase HemJ: protein MQTLYLWLKIVHILAVISWMAALLYLPRLFVYHRENHDKPEFVAVVRVQEGRLFNAIAMPAMVLSVLSGLGLFYILGGLDLFHYGWVHLKLLFVLLLLHFHFMCRKWMRALKNEGTYKSSRFFRVMNEVPTACMAVIVFAVVGKFF from the coding sequence ATGCAAACTCTGTATTTATGGCTTAAAATTGTGCATATTTTAGCTGTCATCTCGTGGATGGCCGCCCTTTTATACCTGCCCCGTTTATTTGTCTATCACAGAGAAAACCACGACAAGCCCGAGTTTGTGGCGGTGGTGCGGGTGCAAGAGGGGCGCTTGTTCAACGCCATTGCCATGCCCGCGATGGTGCTGAGTGTTCTTAGTGGTTTAGGGTTGTTTTATATTTTGGGCGGTTTGGATTTGTTTCATTATGGTTGGGTGCATTTAAAGCTGCTCTTTGTGTTGTTGCTCCTGCATTTTCACTTTATGTGCCGTAAGTGGATGCGTGCGCTCAAAAATGAGGGGACTTATAAAAGCTCGCGTTTTTTTAGGGTGATGAATGAAGTGCCTACAGCGTGCATGGCGGTGATTGTGTTTGCGGTGGTGGGGAAATTCTTTTAA
- a CDS encoding YigZ family protein yields MQTLLNTPTSRHQVKGSVFLGFLVPMLEFSATLKRLQKEHSKARHIVYAYRHLKDNTIEEALHEDREPRNSTKPLIDILRREDLINVAIFVVRYFGGVLLGVGGLMKAYGLALQLCLEQAQLEPFVVPMQICEWVGLGALEALKARGLKYGVQVVVKETQSTGAWVDLIGAPHLLEKALGH; encoded by the coding sequence ATGCAAACCTTATTGAACACCCCCACTTCTAGGCACCAAGTCAAAGGTTCGGTTTTCTTAGGTTTTCTTGTGCCCATGTTGGAGTTTAGCGCCACTTTAAAGCGCTTGCAAAAAGAGCACTCCAAAGCCCGCCACATTGTCTACGCCTACCGCCACTTAAAAGACAACACGATTGAAGAAGCCCTGCACGAGGATAGAGAACCAAGAAACAGCACCAAGCCTTTAATAGATATATTGCGCCGTGAGGATTTAATCAATGTGGCTATTTTCGTGGTGCGCTACTTTGGGGGGGTGCTTTTGGGCGTGGGCGGTTTGATGAAAGCCTATGGATTGGCCTTGCAACTTTGTTTAGAGCAAGCCCAGCTAGAACCCTTTGTTGTGCCGATGCAAATTTGCGAGTGGGTGGGGCTAGGCGCTTTGGAGGCTCTCAAGGCAAGGGGGCTCAAGTATGGTGTGCAAGTGGTGGTGAAAGAAACCCAAAGCACAGGGGCGTGGGTGGATTTGATCGGCGCGCCCCATCTTTTAGAAAAAGCGTTAGGACATTGA
- a CDS encoding META domain-containing protein, with protein sequence MQAELEQRINNLDTKDVPPDASMIKSDMKHLESDIKNNQTQKPPILIKSPMGYIEFDQRQLRAYGMVYCNKYFFSYNFRDDDHLVLDDKGIARKVCGNEKLMAFELAFYNHLKGVFNITRGKNTLVLENPKLKIYMQH encoded by the coding sequence TTGCAAGCCGAGCTAGAGCAGCGCATCAACAACCTAGACACAAAAGATGTCCCTCCCGATGCGTCTATGATCAAAAGCGACATGAAACACTTAGAGAGCGACATTAAAAATAACCAAACCCAAAAGCCCCCCATTTTAATCAAAAGCCCGATGGGGTATATAGAATTTGACCAAAGACAGCTAAGAGCCTATGGCATGGTTTACTGCAATAAGTACTTTTTTAGCTATAACTTTAGAGACGATGATCATCTTGTTCTAGACGATAAAGGCATCGCTAGAAAGGTTTGTGGGAATGAGAAGTTAATGGCGTTTGAGCTGGCGTTTTACAACCATTTGAAAGGCGTTTTCAACATCACCAGGGGCAAGAACACGCTTGTGTTAGAAAACCCCAAATTGAAAATCTATATGCAGCACTGA